A window of the Nibribacter ruber genome harbors these coding sequences:
- a CDS encoding metallophosphoesterase family protein — protein MEQSPIIPQQETPQPSQPLAQQPQPVPAPTEQPQRPTRIAAVGDIHVRETDKGKWVEFFRAASSQADVLLLCGDLTDHGYAREAEVLAEEMRACTIPVVCVLGNHDHDKNEQDEIRKCLIKDNVHFLDGEAVVIKNVGFAGVKGFGGGFDQHMLSMFGETQNKAFVQEAVDEALKLEAGLSRLDTEYPEVKKIALLHYSPIRATVEGEPEAIHPFLGCSRLAEPLNRQNVLACFHGHAHVGTLEGATSHGVKVFNVAKPILQKAGFAMPFFLFDV, from the coding sequence ATGGAGCAATCACCTATTATCCCCCAGCAAGAAACACCGCAACCGTCACAACCCTTGGCCCAGCAACCGCAGCCAGTGCCAGCGCCTACCGAACAGCCCCAGCGCCCCACCCGCATTGCCGCCGTGGGCGACATTCACGTGCGCGAGACAGACAAAGGCAAATGGGTGGAGTTCTTCAGGGCGGCTTCCAGCCAGGCAGACGTGCTCCTGCTCTGCGGCGATCTCACTGACCACGGCTACGCCCGCGAGGCCGAAGTGCTGGCCGAAGAAATGCGTGCCTGCACCATTCCGGTGGTGTGCGTGCTGGGCAACCATGACCATGATAAAAACGAGCAGGACGAGATCAGGAAGTGCCTCATCAAAGACAACGTGCATTTTCTGGACGGTGAGGCCGTAGTGATCAAGAACGTGGGCTTTGCGGGCGTAAAAGGATTTGGCGGCGGCTTTGACCAGCACATGCTCTCCATGTTTGGCGAGACCCAGAACAAAGCCTTTGTGCAGGAAGCCGTAGACGAAGCCTTGAAACTGGAGGCCGGCCTCTCCAGACTAGACACCGAGTACCCTGAAGTGAAGAAGATTGCCCTGCTGCATTACTCTCCCATTCGGGCCACAGTAGAAGGCGAGCCTGAGGCCATTCATCCGTTCCTGGGCTGCTCCCGCCTGGCCGAACCTTTGAACCGGCAGAACGTGCTGGCCTGTTTTCACGGACACGCGCACGTGGGTACGCTGGAAGGCGCCACCTCACACGGCGTAAAAGTATTCAACGTAGCCAAGCCCATCCTTCAGAAAGCCGGTTTTGCCATGCCGTTCTTCCTGTTTGACGTGTAG
- a CDS encoding class I SAM-dependent methyltransferase has product MSAPKDNFSRQATLYKKFRPTYPPALYEFILKLVPNRECAWDCGTGNGQVAVELAKHFTHVKATDISEKQLQQAPAQANIEYSLQPAEKTNFATSSFDLITVGQAAHWFDFDQFYPEVTRVAKPNAVLALWGYGLLSISPELDRVIQHFYTDTIGPYWDAERKHIDSSYASLPFPLEELPPFTGTIEQSWTISDLEGYLNTWSSVQAYIQKHKGNPVDACMADIRKAWGEKAELSVRFPVFSRIGRIVK; this is encoded by the coding sequence ATGAGCGCTCCCAAAGACAATTTCTCCCGACAGGCAACGCTGTATAAGAAGTTCAGGCCGACCTATCCGCCAGCCTTGTATGAGTTTATTTTGAAACTGGTGCCGAACAGAGAATGCGCCTGGGACTGCGGCACTGGCAACGGGCAAGTGGCGGTAGAACTGGCCAAGCATTTCACCCACGTCAAAGCAACCGACATAAGTGAAAAGCAACTGCAACAAGCACCAGCTCAGGCCAACATAGAATATAGTCTTCAGCCTGCTGAGAAAACAAATTTCGCTACCAGTTCCTTTGACTTGATTACGGTAGGGCAGGCTGCGCACTGGTTTGACTTTGATCAGTTTTACCCAGAAGTGACGCGCGTGGCCAAACCCAATGCCGTTCTGGCGCTATGGGGCTACGGTTTGCTTTCTATTTCGCCAGAGCTGGATAGGGTCATCCAGCATTTTTACACAGACACCATTGGGCCATACTGGGATGCAGAACGAAAGCATATTGACTCCAGCTATGCTTCTCTGCCTTTTCCGTTAGAAGAATTGCCGCCATTTACCGGAACCATTGAGCAGAGCTGGACCATATCAGATTTAGAAGGTTACTTAAACACCTGGTCCAGCGTACAGGCATATATCCAGAAACACAAAGGAAATCCCGTGGATGCCTGCATGGCAGACATCAGAAAAGCGTGGGGAGAGAAGGCGGAGTTGTCCGTGCGTTTCCCGGTCTTCAGTAGGATAGGGAGAATTGTCAAGTAA